The Lycium barbarum isolate Lr01 chromosome 9, ASM1917538v2, whole genome shotgun sequence genome has a segment encoding these proteins:
- the LOC132610497 gene encoding uncharacterized protein LOC132610497 encodes MSVLAEKSPSKMLGKRSHTPFKRVKVDAIRYFPKNCGPFVRQGNGSRIQRYADSETKRVKVDNTRNFLEKCGPQMKNGSGTQCSACVEIKSCSEVAKNVIESAKPLSVSAPSKEKDIQIDLPPIPRQAKRDNLVAKEVGDSSHLRTSCQSTKGNKALKMKEKNLMHDGSTQQHEVLVNHRLKVPKKPSIYRGSRCDWFTNGGRTKNANHSLKVPKKPTIYTGNRCDWFMNGGLIENGSELPVVSGHGLLIESEYIQKVKEVRETFKLFNDLYTKCYYLYCKNVETVTNNF; translated from the coding sequence aTGTCTGTTTTAGCGGAAAAAAGTCCCTCCAAGATGCTAGGGAAGAGATCTCACACCCCATTTAAGCGCGTAAAAGTTGATGCTATCCGCTATTTTCCTAAAAATTGCGGTCCATTTGTTCGTCAAGGGAATGGAAGCAGAATTCAACGTTATGCTGACTCTGAGACAAAGCGTGTAAAAGTCGATAATACGAGGAATTTTCTTGAGAAATGTGGCcctcaaatgaaaaatggaagTGGTACCCAATGCTCTGCTTGTGTTGAGATCAAAAGTTGTTCTGAAGTTGCTAAAAATGTGATTGAGTCAGCTAAGCCTTTAAGTGTTTCTGCACCAAGTAAGGAAAAAGATATCCAAATTGATTTGCCACCAATTCCTAGGCAGGCTAAAAGGGATAATTTGGTTGCAAAAGAGGTAGGTGATTCAAGCCATTTGAGAACCTCATGTCAATCTACTAAAGGAAATAAAGCTttgaagatgaaagagaagaacCTTATGCATGATGGATCTACTCAACAACATGAAGTCTTAGTTAATCATAGGTTGAAGGTCCCCAAGAAGCCATCAATTTATAGAGGAAGTAGATGTGATTGGTTTACCAACGGTGGGCGTACTAAAAATGCCAATCACAGCTTGAAGGTCCCCAAAAAGCCAACAATTTATACAGGAAATAGATGTGATTGGTTTATGAACGGTGGGCTAATTGAAAATGGATCAGAATTGCCCGTTGTTTCTGGTCATGGATTGTTAATTGAATCCGAATATATTCAGAAAGTGAAAGAAGTTAGAGAGACTTTCAAACTTTTCAATGACCTGTATACTAAATGTTATTATCTGTATTGCAAAAACGTTGAAACAGTaacaaataatttttga